The following proteins are encoded in a genomic region of Mycteria americana isolate JAX WOST 10 ecotype Jacksonville Zoo and Gardens chromosome 14, USCA_MyAme_1.0, whole genome shotgun sequence:
- the PSMA7 gene encoding proteasome subunit alpha type-7: MSYDRAITVFSPDGHLFQVEYAQEAVKKGSTAVGVRGKDIVVLGVEKKSVAKLQDERTVRKICALDDNVCMAFAGLTADARIVINRARVECQSHRLTVEDPVTVEYITRYIASLKQRYTQSNGRRPFGISALIVGFDFDGTPRLYQTDPSGTYHAWKANAIGRGAKSVREFLEKNYTDEAIETDDLTIKLVIKALLEVVQSGGKNIELAVMRREQPLKILNPEEIEKYVAEIEKEKEENEKKKQKKTS; the protein is encoded by the exons ATGAGCTACGACCGGGCCATCACCGTCTTCTCCCCGGACGGGCACCTCTTCCAAGTGGAGTACGCCCAGGAGGCGGTGAAGAAGGGCTCCACCGCG GTTGGAGTAAGAGGGAAGGATATTGTTGTTCTTGGTGTGGAAAAGAAGTCTGTGGCAAAGCTTCAGGATGAAAGAACTGTCCGGAAGATCTGTGCTCTCGATGACAATGTCTGCATGGCTTTTGCAG GGCTGACGGCTGATGCCAGAATAGTTATAAATAGAGCTCGTGTGGAGTGTCAAAGCCACAGACTTACAGTGGAGGATCCTGTCACCGTGGAGTACATCACACGTTACATTGCTAGTCTGAAACAG AGATACACGCAAAGCAACGGTCGCAGACCTTTTGGTATCTCTGCTCTTATCGTGGGATTTGACTTTGATGGAACCCCCCGGCTGTACCAGACCGACCCCTCTGGTACATACCATGCTTGGAAG GCTAATGCCATTGGCAGAGGAGCCAAATCTGTGCGTGAATTTCTGGAGAAGAACTATACTGATGAAGCCATTGAAACAGATGATCTAACTATTAAACTGGTCATCAAGGCTCTTCTTGAG GTCGTGCAGTCTGGTGGGAAGAACATTGAGCTGGCGGTTATGAGGCGAGAACAGCCGCTGAAG ATCCTAAACCCTGAAGAAATTGAGAAGTATGTTgctgaaattgaaaaagaaaaggaagaaaatgaaaagaaaaaacagaagaagacATCATGA